One genomic window of Rhizomicrobium sp. includes the following:
- a CDS encoding DNA cytosine methyltransferase yields the protein MQTIELFCGTKSFSNVAKNHGHATFTLDIEPSFSPDLIADIKKVRASFLPRHPVILWASPPCQAFSVAALRFNWNRDRTPKHPRVIEAQKVVRKTLALIRAVNPDWWFIENPRGMLRHMPFMRGYRRQTVSYCQYGATVQKPTDIWTNAHWWRPRPICAAGAPCHEAARRGERRMGTQGMKNARERSRIPAGLFEDILAQLAARYERPA from the coding sequence ATGCAAACCATCGAATTGTTCTGCGGCACGAAATCGTTCAGCAACGTCGCGAAGAATCACGGGCACGCGACGTTCACCCTCGATATCGAGCCCTCGTTCTCGCCGGACCTTATCGCGGATATCAAGAAGGTGCGGGCGTCGTTCCTGCCGCGGCATCCGGTGATCCTGTGGGCGTCGCCGCCGTGCCAGGCGTTCAGCGTGGCCGCGCTGCGGTTCAACTGGAACCGGGACCGGACGCCGAAGCATCCGCGCGTCATCGAGGCGCAGAAGGTCGTCCGGAAGACGCTCGCGCTCATCCGCGCGGTGAACCCGGACTGGTGGTTCATCGAGAACCCGCGCGGGATGCTCCGCCACATGCCGTTCATGCGGGGCTACCGGCGGCAGACCGTCTCGTACTGCCAGTACGGCGCGACCGTCCAGAAGCCGACCGACATCTGGACGAACGCGCACTGGTGGCGGCCGAGGCCCATATGCGCCGCCGGCGCCCCCTGCCATGAGGCAGCGAGAAGGGGCGAGCGGCGCATGGGCACGCAAGGGATGAAGAACGCCCGGGAGCGGTCCCGCATCCCCGCCGGGCTGTTCGAGGACATCCTGGCGCAGCTCGCGGCGCGGTACGAGCGGCCCGCATGA
- a CDS encoding radical SAM protein, giving the protein MSEILHLNLELTSQCNQRCVYCFNESGPKSPHSVLNLQTWRQVAEAFCGFGLQSVHFTGGEPLMKRDISQFLKEAQRLGLQTSVLSNGFRIPDAIKQDPDTWSALSVVQISLDSARSLKHNLRRGLKDAWNDAISAIRALRRAQIPCEVSLTLSQENLEDLLPLTKFCARNNLKLIVRALQPIGRGMASGLKAVPIDKLENELDKLRSLYPGILTSDRFMYVPTSPLHDRNAALAGVLTVLPNGRFRGSVFETKGTRAQIGSVQELLAA; this is encoded by the coding sequence ATGAGCGAGATTTTGCATCTTAACCTGGAGCTCACGTCTCAATGCAATCAACGATGCGTATACTGTTTCAATGAGTCCGGTCCGAAGTCGCCCCATAGCGTCCTGAATCTTCAAACGTGGCGCCAGGTGGCTGAGGCATTTTGTGGCTTTGGCCTCCAAAGCGTGCACTTCACTGGTGGCGAACCTTTGATGAAGCGAGACATTTCGCAGTTCTTAAAGGAGGCGCAGCGGTTAGGACTCCAAACAAGCGTACTAAGCAATGGGTTCAGAATTCCAGATGCGATTAAGCAAGACCCCGACACATGGTCGGCCTTGTCTGTCGTGCAAATCAGCTTGGATAGCGCAAGGTCATTGAAACACAATTTGCGCCGTGGTCTGAAGGATGCGTGGAACGATGCTATCTCCGCGATCCGCGCGTTGCGTAGAGCGCAGATTCCCTGTGAAGTTAGCTTAACCCTGTCACAGGAGAATCTCGAAGACCTTCTGCCGCTCACGAAATTCTGTGCGCGCAACAACTTGAAACTCATTGTCCGCGCCTTGCAGCCGATCGGCCGCGGAATGGCTTCAGGTCTAAAGGCCGTTCCGATCGATAAACTTGAGAATGAGTTGGACAAGCTGAGGTCGCTTTATCCAGGAATCCTGACGTCAGATCGATTCATGTATGTGCCGACGTCGCCGCTTCACGATAGAAACGCGGCTTTGGCGGGTGTCCTCACGGTCCTTCCTAACGGGCGCTTTCGCGGAAGTGTTTTCGAAACCAAAGGCACTCGGGCGCAGATCGGATCGGTCCAGGAATTACTGGCAGCCTAG
- a CDS encoding glycosyltransferase, protein MQQELYGPEHHQQRSEFIRRLVQRRFEQPLADDRLQNSIPKTIVQYWHDLNQLPRDVEDCIGTWSRWNTRGFEHRIFDERAAQDFISESLGTRYRCAFERCYHPAMQADYFRLCYLLVEGGCYVDADDVCISTEISWLFEDGRLKLQPLCYDVASGAMVKPSVFLCVDAYDPSWIFYFNNNPLIARPRHPIIERALSQATALLDLANDGELPEIQATTGPGLLSKSIFGLGMDRESNITNDVVILRDWEVVALSRWPLSYRDDARNWRLSNQVSFFK, encoded by the coding sequence ATGCAACAGGAGCTCTACGGCCCCGAGCACCATCAACAACGCTCGGAGTTCATCAGAAGGCTGGTCCAGCGTCGCTTCGAACAGCCCCTCGCGGATGATCGGCTTCAGAATTCCATACCTAAAACAATCGTGCAGTATTGGCACGACCTCAATCAATTGCCCCGCGACGTGGAGGATTGCATCGGCACCTGGTCGCGCTGGAATACCCGTGGTTTTGAGCATCGAATTTTCGACGAGCGCGCGGCTCAAGATTTCATCAGTGAATCGTTGGGTACCCGGTACAGGTGCGCCTTTGAGCGCTGTTACCACCCGGCAATGCAAGCCGACTACTTCCGGCTTTGCTACCTGCTAGTTGAAGGCGGCTGTTACGTCGATGCGGATGACGTCTGCATCAGTACAGAGATAAGCTGGTTATTCGAGGACGGCCGCCTCAAGCTCCAACCCCTCTGCTACGACGTCGCTTCTGGGGCAATGGTGAAGCCATCCGTATTTCTTTGTGTTGATGCTTATGACCCGAGCTGGATTTTCTATTTTAATAACAATCCGCTTATAGCGAGGCCGCGCCATCCAATCATCGAGCGAGCGCTCAGTCAGGCAACAGCTCTTCTCGATCTCGCGAATGACGGCGAGCTCCCTGAGATTCAGGCAACGACCGGGCCAGGGCTTCTTTCGAAATCGATTTTCGGCCTTGGCATGGATCGAGAGAGCAATATTACAAATGACGTAGTCATACTACGAGATTGGGAAGTTGTTGCCCTCTCGCGATGGCCCTTGAGCTATCGGGACGACGCGCGAAACTGGCGCTTGTCCAACCAAGTAAGTTTTTTTAAGTGA
- a CDS encoding helix-turn-helix transcriptional regulator: MPKLKDRADRAIDEAIGRRIKLRRVILNLSQEAVAKELGITFQQLQKYENGSNRLVASRLYRLAFVLKTSAEYFFADLDLPQDAAFERDDSAVLDERTSRLSIKLMRAFARIHDPRIRRSLVNLVDEMAKSETDASDLDEG; the protein is encoded by the coding sequence ATGCCGAAACTCAAAGACCGGGCGGATCGCGCTATCGACGAGGCGATAGGGCGCCGCATCAAGTTGCGCCGCGTCATCTTGAACCTTTCGCAGGAGGCGGTCGCGAAGGAGCTTGGGATAACGTTCCAGCAATTGCAGAAGTACGAGAACGGCAGCAATCGGCTGGTCGCCAGCCGCTTATATCGGCTGGCGTTCGTCCTCAAGACATCGGCGGAATATTTCTTTGCCGATTTAGACCTTCCACAGGACGCCGCGTTCGAGCGCGACGATTCGGCAGTATTGGATGAGCGCACATCGCGGTTGAGCATCAAGCTGATGCGCGCTTTTGCCCGGATTCACGACCCGCGCATACGACGGAGCTTGGTCAATCTGGTCGACGAGATGGCCAAAAGCGAGACAGACGCGTCTGATCTGGACGAGGGGTAA
- a CDS encoding site-specific integrase, protein MAYSLYDERGRRKYLVPMERRAFLQSALNVGGETASFCAVMVFCGTRISEGLEITPERIDDANCAINVRTLKRRAFVIRAVPVPRKLLTFLDCVHHYRAAQLDPAKAGERLWKFSRTTAWRRIKFVMRRAAHPEFVSKPKSLRHAFGAEACMNVPLPMVQKWLGHAKLETTAIYTTLIGREERAVARKTWKRIGKLL, encoded by the coding sequence ATGGCTTATTCACTGTATGATGAGCGCGGACGCCGGAAGTACCTCGTGCCGATGGAGCGCAGGGCGTTCCTCCAGTCCGCGCTTAACGTGGGCGGCGAAACTGCGAGCTTTTGTGCTGTGATGGTCTTCTGCGGTACGCGCATCTCGGAAGGGCTGGAGATTACGCCCGAGCGTATCGATGACGCCAACTGCGCCATCAACGTGCGTACCTTGAAGCGCCGGGCTTTCGTCATCCGCGCTGTACCCGTGCCGCGCAAACTCCTTACCTTCCTCGACTGCGTCCACCACTACCGAGCGGCCCAGCTTGATCCCGCTAAGGCCGGCGAGCGGCTTTGGAAGTTTAGCCGGACGACTGCTTGGCGGCGCATTAAGTTCGTTATGCGACGCGCGGCGCATCCCGAGTTCGTGTCTAAGCCCAAGTCGTTGCGACATGCGTTCGGCGCTGAGGCGTGCATGAACGTGCCACTTCCTATGGTGCAGAAATGGCTGGGCCACGCGAAGCTTGAGACGACGGCGATTTATACCACGCTAATAGGGCGGGAGGAGCGGGCGGTCGCTCGCAAAACTTGGAAACGTATTGGGAAGCTTCTTTAG
- a CDS encoding ATP-binding cassette domain-containing protein: MSTNALSVTDLDVWLGPRPVLKNISLHAEASEIVALFGHNGAGKSTLLRSIIGATRIAAGRIALGFGTWTASPHALAKLGVSFLPQSQKLFPSMTVRDNLLVYADAVGLDRQAFKDRYRDLARHFVVLNEAESRYAGKLSGGQIQQVAIARALLSNPRLLLLDEPTVGLSPQARSQVLTNLLGRAKEIGATILIAEHRIEETLAIASRAYVLRQGEIVLSGDPAALLADERLLQSIVM, encoded by the coding sequence ATGAGCACAAACGCCCTATCGGTAACTGACCTCGATGTGTGGCTTGGACCTCGGCCCGTCCTTAAGAATATTAGCCTCCATGCTGAGGCTTCGGAGATAGTTGCGCTTTTTGGACATAATGGCGCGGGAAAGTCTACGCTGCTCCGAAGCATCATTGGTGCGACGCGGATCGCCGCTGGGCGGATTGCTCTCGGCTTTGGCACATGGACTGCAAGCCCCCATGCCCTTGCGAAGCTCGGGGTATCCTTTCTGCCCCAATCGCAGAAGCTATTTCCTAGCATGACAGTGAGAGACAATTTGCTCGTGTACGCCGACGCTGTCGGTCTCGACAGGCAGGCATTCAAAGACCGGTACCGCGACCTTGCTCGACATTTTGTTGTGTTGAATGAAGCCGAAAGCAGATACGCTGGCAAATTATCGGGCGGGCAAATCCAACAAGTCGCTATTGCGAGGGCGCTTTTGTCCAATCCGCGTCTGCTCCTACTCGATGAGCCGACCGTTGGTTTATCTCCTCAGGCGCGAAGCCAGGTACTAACCAACCTTCTCGGTCGGGCTAAGGAGATCGGAGCCACAATATTGATTGCCGAGCACAGAATAGAAGAGACGCTTGCCATTGCGTCCCGTGCTTATGTCCTGCGACAAGGCGAAATCGTATTGTCTGGAGATCCTGCCGCTCTGCTGGCTGACGAGCGTCTGCTCCAATCGATCGTCATGTAG
- a CDS encoding branched-chain amino acid ABC transporter permease — protein MDAYLFHLVVEACILSMLAASLNFMAGYGRLVSLGQMTFYAIGAYSIAILVPATQLGYFLAVPAGILFAVLVAVIAAIGTARLKNDEFAIATFALQIAFWTLLMNWQSLTDGPLGIGNIPPISIGAIALDTPISFLPVAIALLIVVLMLVFRTTRRPFGFLLHMFRDDEDLAQNFGRDTRKVRISLWTLSALIAAAAGMCQASYVGYINPASFSTLESTILLAVVILGGAGTFWGPVFGGFAMTLLPEAFRYIGLPSAQAANIRQMLLGAVLIFAAFRMLPKATGGSRLALGTRNG, from the coding sequence ATGGACGCCTATCTTTTTCACTTGGTCGTCGAAGCATGCATACTCTCGATGCTGGCGGCGTCGCTCAATTTCATGGCAGGATACGGTCGGCTGGTATCTCTGGGCCAAATGACTTTCTATGCAATTGGTGCATATTCTATAGCAATATTGGTGCCCGCCACGCAGTTGGGATATTTTCTGGCTGTTCCTGCTGGAATTCTATTTGCAGTTCTCGTCGCCGTTATCGCGGCGATCGGAACGGCTCGCTTGAAAAACGACGAGTTCGCAATTGCGACGTTTGCACTTCAGATTGCGTTTTGGACGCTGCTGATGAATTGGCAAAGTCTTACAGATGGTCCGCTGGGAATCGGCAACATTCCGCCAATTTCAATCGGTGCCATCGCTCTCGATACGCCCATCAGCTTCCTGCCTGTGGCCATCGCACTTCTGATAGTCGTCCTTATGTTGGTGTTCCGCACTACTCGAAGGCCGTTCGGCTTTCTTCTCCACATGTTTCGAGACGACGAGGACCTCGCGCAGAATTTTGGGCGCGACACCCGGAAAGTCCGTATATCTTTGTGGACGCTCTCGGCGCTTATCGCGGCGGCCGCTGGAATGTGCCAGGCAAGCTACGTCGGCTACATCAACCCAGCATCATTTTCGACATTGGAAAGCACAATCCTGCTTGCGGTGGTGATACTGGGAGGCGCCGGAACTTTCTGGGGCCCGGTATTTGGTGGTTTTGCCATGACGCTCCTCCCTGAGGCTTTTCGGTATATCGGTCTGCCATCTGCCCAGGCGGCGAATATCAGACAGATGCTATTGGGGGCAGTTTTGATCTTTGCCGCCTTTCGCATGCTTCCAAAAGCGACTGGCGGCTCTCGGCTGGCCCTAGGCACGCGCAATGGATGA
- a CDS encoding site-specific integrase: MEAHRRRQELLPDARGLINFHLLPRLGTLAADEFNGERLRAFALDVLETPPKRGNQELQPRRSIADEDALRKRKGTVNTLIGRLRVALRMAWENGKIDNDRSWRVLRRLPNVVCPRILHLNRAECRALLKECRSDLQQLVLAALYTGCRATELLRIQACHVGRDGYGVYITPVKRYRPRFVFLPDEGMAFFLALAKDRRPDDFLLVRSDGSPWYSLHRHMFKAAVRAADLPGAFTFHGLRHTYASQLIQAGTPLPVVAEQLGHSNTDTVSRTYGHLSPQIRESEVRQRFTTVSHTFGKLAAQKRRAMARWRGSLHGSDWRTYATITDLRSRKATT; the protein is encoded by the coding sequence ATGGAAGCGCATCGCCGCCGCCAAGAGTTACTTCCAGACGCTCGTGGGCTGATCAACTTTCACCTGCTGCCGCGGCTGGGCACGCTGGCCGCCGACGAGTTCAACGGCGAACGCCTGCGGGCCTTCGCGCTCGATGTGTTGGAAACGCCGCCCAAGCGCGGCAACCAGGAGCTTCAGCCTCGGCGCTCCATCGCGGACGAAGATGCGCTGCGCAAGCGCAAGGGCACCGTCAACACGCTCATAGGTAGACTGCGCGTCGCGCTCCGGATGGCTTGGGAGAACGGCAAGATCGACAACGACCGGAGTTGGCGTGTCTTGCGGCGCCTTCCCAATGTCGTATGCCCGCGCATTCTGCACCTGAACCGGGCCGAATGCCGCGCCCTGCTGAAGGAATGCCGCAGCGACTTGCAGCAGCTCGTCCTCGCCGCGCTCTATACCGGCTGCCGGGCTACGGAATTGTTGCGGATACAAGCCTGCCATGTCGGCCGCGACGGTTATGGCGTGTACATCACCCCCGTGAAGCGGTACCGGCCGCGTTTTGTGTTCCTGCCGGACGAGGGCATGGCGTTCTTCCTCGCGCTCGCCAAGGATAGGCGGCCCGACGACTTCCTGCTCGTACGGAGCGACGGCTCACCCTGGTACTCGCTCCACCGCCACATGTTCAAAGCCGCCGTGCGTGCAGCCGATCTGCCCGGAGCATTCACCTTTCATGGCCTGCGCCACACCTACGCCAGCCAGCTCATACAGGCCGGGACACCTCTGCCCGTCGTGGCCGAGCAATTGGGCCACAGCAACACCGATACGGTGAGCCGCACCTATGGCCACCTCTCGCCGCAGATACGGGAATCCGAAGTGCGACAAAGATTTACTACGGTCAGCCACACGTTCGGCAAGCTGGCCGCCCAGAAGCGGCGTGCCATGGCGCGCTGGCGAGGCAGCTTGCACGGATCGGACTGGCGCACCTACGCTACCATCACGGACCTGCGGAGCCGCAAAGCCACGACATGA
- a CDS encoding ATP-binding cassette domain-containing protein produces MDELVCAQISVEFMGLAVLRNVSFEIAPGSIVGLIGPNGSGKTTLLNTISGHVKPKTGVVRFGQKLTGKPRDRLAQLGIFRSFQDARLFESMTGEENVVASLQPSLNEGVWTTIFAPSRNEKIALERNILLRSILDRLGVGEERSRPVVELSYGMRKRILLAQALAARPVVSLLDEPLAGVDPKTRPRMISAIQQLRTEQSIVIWVEHDFEAICSVADRLLVLDRGELVADGNPQEVIASPIVRDLYFRPV; encoded by the coding sequence ATGGATGAGCTCGTTTGCGCTCAAATCAGCGTCGAATTCATGGGACTTGCGGTCCTGCGAAATGTCTCGTTCGAAATTGCTCCCGGCTCGATCGTCGGTCTCATCGGGCCGAACGGGTCCGGCAAGACTACGTTGCTCAACACGATTTCAGGTCATGTTAAGCCCAAAACGGGTGTTGTGCGGTTTGGGCAAAAACTGACGGGGAAGCCGAGAGATCGTTTAGCCCAGCTAGGTATCTTTAGATCATTCCAAGACGCTCGCTTGTTCGAGAGCATGACCGGAGAAGAGAACGTTGTGGCGTCGCTTCAACCAAGTCTGAACGAAGGAGTGTGGACAACGATATTTGCACCGTCGCGGAATGAGAAAATCGCTCTGGAACGGAACATTCTGCTCAGGAGCATCCTCGACAGATTAGGCGTTGGAGAGGAAAGAAGCCGACCCGTGGTGGAGCTGTCGTATGGCATGCGAAAGCGAATTCTTCTCGCTCAGGCGCTTGCCGCTCGGCCGGTAGTATCGCTCTTGGACGAACCGTTGGCTGGAGTCGATCCTAAAACGCGACCACGCATGATCTCTGCTATCCAGCAACTCCGTACTGAGCAATCGATCGTCATTTGGGTGGAGCATGACTTCGAGGCCATCTGTTCGGTGGCCGACAGGCTGCTTGTATTGGATCGCGGAGAGTTGGTTGCCGACGGCAATCCTCAAGAGGTCATCGCGAGCCCGATCGTTCGCGACCTATATTTTCGGCCCGTATGA
- a CDS encoding ABC transporter substrate-binding protein produces MTRYGTLAAFIVLGLVAVAIYLLEFQPTQNDSSDFKVGVLFPFTGDAASYGAKGRRGVDLAISDFNRTMECERRMSAVYEDSAALPETGLASFQKLIASDHTPAVVGDIVSSVTLAAAPVANRSQTVLLAPTASAPAITQAGPYVYRIWPSDLEEGKAIANYAVSHGYARAAILYMNNDYGTAIQNIFTKVFATGGRKVVSAQSYLQTDQDFRSALTSLANGNPDVLYVAGYYADSAAIVRQARALGLKMPILGATAIEDPQFLAQAGPAAEGIVYPLATGFDATSTDPHVAAFVSEFRTRYHQTPGWVEAQVYDAVAVLCKVSSRIHGPLTGAAIKGGLDDFGTLHGVTGDITFDANGDVIKPVRLRIIKGGKFTNLEH; encoded by the coding sequence ATGACGAGATATGGCACGCTTGCTGCATTCATTGTTCTCGGTCTTGTTGCCGTCGCGATCTATTTGCTTGAATTTCAACCGACACAAAATGACTCGTCTGACTTCAAAGTTGGCGTCCTCTTTCCATTTACAGGCGACGCAGCCTCCTACGGTGCCAAGGGGCGTCGAGGCGTCGATTTGGCCATCAGCGACTTCAATCGCACTATGGAGTGCGAAAGAAGAATGAGCGCGGTCTATGAAGATTCAGCTGCGCTACCGGAGACTGGTCTAGCCTCCTTTCAAAAGCTCATCGCGAGCGATCACACACCTGCTGTCGTCGGCGATATTGTGAGTTCAGTGACGTTGGCTGCGGCGCCGGTCGCCAACAGGTCTCAAACGGTACTGCTTGCTCCCACTGCCTCTGCGCCCGCGATTACGCAGGCGGGCCCTTACGTATATAGAATTTGGCCCAGCGACCTCGAAGAGGGCAAAGCCATCGCGAACTACGCGGTATCGCATGGTTATGCGCGCGCCGCCATTCTATACATGAATAATGACTACGGCACCGCCATTCAAAACATCTTCACCAAAGTGTTTGCAACTGGTGGCCGAAAAGTTGTGTCGGCCCAGTCGTACCTTCAGACCGATCAAGATTTTCGGTCTGCTCTGACCAGCTTAGCAAACGGCAATCCGGATGTTCTTTATGTTGCCGGCTACTATGCCGACAGCGCGGCCATCGTCCGGCAAGCTCGGGCTCTCGGACTCAAGATGCCGATCCTCGGCGCTACCGCAATCGAAGATCCTCAATTCCTGGCTCAAGCTGGTCCTGCAGCCGAAGGGATCGTATATCCTTTAGCGACGGGTTTCGATGCGACGTCCACAGACCCGCATGTTGCGGCTTTCGTAAGCGAGTTCCGCACCAGGTACCATCAAACGCCAGGATGGGTTGAAGCTCAGGTATATGACGCTGTGGCGGTGCTTTGCAAAGTATCCTCACGCATACACGGCCCACTAACCGGCGCTGCGATTAAAGGCGGGCTTGACGATTTTGGTACGCTTCACGGTGTGACCGGCGACATAACGTTCGATGCGAACGGCGACGTGATAAAGCCCGTACGGCTTCGGATCATTAAGGGCGGAAAGTTCACCAACTTGGAGCACTAG
- a CDS encoding carbamoyltransferase C-terminal domain-containing protein has product MKILSYNPGHDGAIVFLQDGHLVVSIEAEKNSNYRYSPISGRDVFGMLGELDDLPDVICTGGWWPRDDYEYSYGDAHVGYRGLSKGGVMAGQQRLFGKPVRYFSSSHERSHLLCAFGMSNLPKGTPCYALIWEGAIGAFYEIDSELNITLLADVLNEPGNRYTSIYGLADPTFPKDAPFSRFSDAGKLMALASFSNRRTPNAEEKKLMDFLLVSPHVRLSMYDDLKDAPYYNVGVDDPEFRNFAGIFSDKIFDIFFRFAKANMQKRMPLIIAGGCGLNCDWNTKWMETGFFPDVFVPPVANDSGSAIGTAIDAQFHFTGNPKIEWSVYAGLQFDMGGSFESDQYDICEANAELIADMLANDLILGWVSGRYEIGPRALGNRSILAAPFQESTRVRLNEIKQREQFRPIAPVCLEEEAMRWFGCNQASPFMLFTHRARTEALAAVTHVNGTARIQTVSSVTNAKLYDLLVAFKARTGFGVLCNTSLNFNGRGFINKISDLSAYAMKHKLDGFVAEGRAYFLKASQRYQAYLGHQVR; this is encoded by the coding sequence TTGAAGATTCTCTCTTACAACCCCGGCCACGATGGCGCTATCGTGTTCCTGCAAGATGGCCATTTGGTGGTCTCGATCGAGGCCGAAAAGAACTCAAATTATCGGTACTCGCCGATATCCGGTCGTGACGTATTCGGTATGCTCGGCGAACTGGATGACCTACCCGATGTCATTTGCACAGGCGGTTGGTGGCCGCGCGACGACTATGAGTACTCATATGGAGATGCTCACGTCGGTTATCGTGGCCTCTCGAAGGGGGGCGTTATGGCTGGCCAGCAGCGCCTCTTTGGGAAGCCAGTCCGCTATTTTTCGTCCTCCCACGAGCGATCTCACTTGCTTTGCGCGTTCGGTATGTCAAACCTGCCGAAAGGGACGCCTTGCTACGCGTTGATATGGGAAGGTGCTATTGGCGCGTTCTACGAGATCGATTCCGAGTTGAATATCACACTGCTTGCCGATGTCCTGAACGAGCCCGGAAATCGCTACACCTCAATTTATGGCTTAGCAGACCCAACCTTTCCGAAGGATGCGCCTTTCTCGCGCTTCTCGGACGCTGGAAAGCTCATGGCCTTGGCTTCGTTTTCAAACCGACGCACACCCAATGCGGAAGAGAAGAAGTTGATGGACTTTCTGTTGGTTTCTCCGCATGTCCGACTTAGTATGTACGACGACTTAAAGGATGCGCCCTACTACAATGTAGGCGTTGATGACCCTGAATTTCGTAATTTCGCAGGGATTTTCAGCGATAAGATCTTCGATATTTTTTTTCGATTCGCGAAAGCGAACATGCAAAAGAGAATGCCGTTGATCATCGCGGGCGGCTGTGGCCTGAATTGCGATTGGAATACCAAATGGATGGAGACGGGCTTTTTCCCCGACGTCTTCGTACCTCCTGTTGCCAATGATTCGGGTTCGGCTATCGGGACAGCGATTGACGCCCAATTCCACTTTACAGGAAATCCAAAAATTGAGTGGAGCGTTTATGCAGGCCTTCAGTTTGATATGGGCGGCTCATTTGAATCGGATCAATATGATATATGTGAAGCAAATGCCGAGTTAATCGCTGACATGCTAGCCAACGATCTAATTCTTGGTTGGGTGAGCGGCCGATATGAAATAGGCCCACGCGCTCTTGGTAATCGCTCGATTCTTGCTGCGCCATTTCAAGAAAGCACTAGGGTACGACTTAATGAGATTAAACAGCGCGAGCAATTTCGCCCGATTGCTCCTGTTTGTTTGGAGGAGGAAGCGATGCGATGGTTTGGATGCAATCAAGCAAGCCCGTTTATGCTCTTCACGCACCGCGCAAGAACTGAGGCGCTTGCCGCAGTTACCCATGTGAATGGAACTGCTCGCATTCAGACAGTGTCATCGGTGACCAACGCAAAATTGTATGACCTACTTGTTGCGTTCAAGGCTCGCACTGGTTTCGGCGTCTTATGTAATACCTCTCTAAATTTCAACGGCAGAGGTTTCATAAACAAGATCAGTGACCTCTCGGCGTATGCAATGAAGCACAAACTAGATGGCTTTGTGGCTGAAGGCCGAGCCTACTTTTTGAAAGCATCGCAGAGGTACCAAGCATATCTGGGGCACCAAGTTCGCTGA
- a CDS encoding replication-relaxation family protein, giving the protein MKRTRTGKRIELTERDIAIFRLLSQYRYLRSTYIHAFVGGASETRFKERLGDLFHEGYLDRPPQQWEFADARHVPAVHELGERGRRALNECAGCEDDARTYLANHAHRQFQHGLMICECLASIELATRNRTGPRFIPWGEILAKAPAEMQAAAVPFKLTMPGGAMIPDAIFGLEYQVDGRKTYRFFALEADRGTMPVSRAGTGQTSYLAKLALYRQAIEGGHPKRYWNVPNLLVLTITTDPARLADILAKLDGEHPLFLFKAASQRGLAVPMAGLLAEPWGRAGLPPFRIDA; this is encoded by the coding sequence ATGAAGCGCACCCGCACCGGCAAGCGCATCGAGCTCACCGAGCGGGACATCGCGATCTTCCGGCTCCTCAGCCAGTACCGCTATCTCCGCTCGACGTACATTCATGCATTCGTCGGCGGCGCGTCCGAGACGCGGTTCAAGGAACGTCTCGGCGACCTCTTCCACGAGGGATACCTGGACCGGCCGCCCCAGCAGTGGGAGTTCGCCGACGCGCGGCATGTGCCGGCCGTCCATGAGCTTGGCGAGCGCGGACGGCGCGCACTCAACGAATGCGCCGGATGCGAGGACGACGCCCGTACATACCTTGCGAACCACGCGCACCGACAGTTCCAGCACGGTCTTATGATCTGCGAGTGCCTCGCCTCCATCGAGCTTGCCACGCGAAACCGTACCGGCCCGCGGTTCATCCCGTGGGGCGAGATACTCGCGAAGGCTCCGGCTGAGATGCAGGCGGCGGCCGTGCCGTTCAAGCTCACGATGCCCGGCGGCGCGATGATCCCGGACGCGATCTTCGGCCTCGAATATCAGGTGGACGGACGGAAGACATATCGCTTCTTCGCGCTCGAAGCTGATCGCGGGACGATGCCGGTCTCCCGCGCGGGCACAGGCCAGACTTCCTATCTCGCCAAGCTCGCCCTCTACCGCCAAGCCATCGAAGGCGGGCATCCCAAGCGGTACTGGAACGTCCCGAACCTGCTCGTCCTCACCATCACGACGGACCCTGCCCGCCTCGCGGACATCCTCGCCAAGCTCGACGGCGAGCATCCCCTGTTTCTGTTCAAGGCGGCGTCGCAGCGCGGCCTTGCCGTACCGATGGCGGGATTGCTTGCCGAGCCTTGGGGGCGCGCGGGCCTTCCGCCCTTCCGCATCGACGCCTGA